One segment of Streptomyces sp. TG1A-8 DNA contains the following:
- a CDS encoding RNA polymerase sigma factor, whose protein sequence is MSASTSRTLPPEIAESVSVMALIERGKAEGQIAGDDVRRAFEADQIPATQWKNVLRSLNQILEEEGVTLMVSAAEPKRTRKSVAAKSPAKRTTTKTVAAKAVTTRKATATTAAPAASAVPAADGPAEEAAPAKKAAAKKVTAKKAVAKKAVAKKTAAKKTTAGKDDVELLEEEVLEDAKVADEPEGTESAGFVLSDEDEDDAPAQQVAAAGATADPVKDYLKQIGKVPLLNAEQEVELAKRIEAGLFAEDKLANSDKLAPKLKRELEIIAEDGRRAKNHLLEANLRLVVSLAKRYTGRGMLFLDLIQEGNLGLIRAVEKFDYTKGYKFSTYATWWIRQAITRAMADQARTIRIPVHMVEVINKLARVQRQMLQDLGREPTPEELAKELDMTPEKVIEVQKYGREPISLHTPLGEDGDSEFGDLIEDSEAVVPADAVSFTLLQEQLHSVLDTLSEREAGVVSMRFGLTDGQPKTLDEIGKVYGVTRERIRQIESKTMSKLRHPSRSQVLRDYLD, encoded by the coding sequence GTGTCGGCCAGCACATCCCGTACGCTCCCGCCGGAGATCGCCGAGTCCGTCTCTGTCATGGCGCTCATTGAGCGGGGAAAGGCTGAGGGGCAGATCGCCGGCGACGATGTGCGTCGGGCCTTCGAAGCTGACCAGATTCCGGCCACTCAGTGGAAGAACGTACTGCGCAGCCTCAACCAGATCCTCGAGGAAGAGGGTGTGACGCTGATGGTCAGTGCAGCAGAGCCCAAGCGCACCCGAAAGAGCGTCGCTGCGAAGAGCCCAGCGAAGCGCACCACCACCAAGACGGTCGCGGCGAAGGCGGTGACCACCAGGAAGGCCACCGCCACCACGGCCGCCCCGGCGGCATCCGCCGTTCCGGCCGCGGACGGCCCCGCCGAAGAGGCCGCCCCCGCCAAGAAGGCCGCGGCCAAGAAGGTGACGGCCAAGAAGGCGGTCGCGAAGAAGGCCGTCGCCAAGAAGACGGCGGCCAAGAAGACGACGGCCGGCAAGGACGACGTCGAGCTCCTCGAGGAAGAGGTCCTCGAGGACGCGAAGGTCGCCGACGAGCCCGAGGGCACCGAGAGTGCGGGCTTCGTCCTGTCCGACGAGGACGAGGACGACGCGCCGGCCCAGCAGGTCGCGGCGGCCGGCGCCACCGCCGACCCGGTCAAGGACTACCTCAAGCAGATCGGCAAGGTCCCCCTCCTCAACGCGGAGCAGGAGGTCGAGCTGGCCAAGCGCATCGAGGCGGGCCTGTTCGCCGAGGACAAGCTGGCCAACTCCGACAAGCTCGCTCCCAAGCTGAAGCGCGAGCTGGAGATCATCGCCGAGGACGGCCGCCGCGCCAAGAACCACCTCCTGGAGGCCAACCTCCGTCTGGTGGTCTCCCTGGCCAAGCGCTACACCGGCCGCGGCATGCTCTTCCTGGACCTCATCCAGGAGGGCAACCTGGGTCTGATCCGCGCGGTGGAGAAGTTCGACTACACCAAGGGCTACAAGTTCTCCACCTACGCCACCTGGTGGATCCGTCAGGCGATCACCCGCGCCATGGCCGACCAGGCCCGCACCATCCGCATCCCGGTGCACATGGTCGAGGTCATCAACAAGCTCGCCCGCGTGCAGCGCCAGATGCTCCAGGACCTGGGCCGTGAGCCCACTCCGGAGGAGCTGGCCAAGGAACTCGACATGACCCCGGAAAAGGTCATCGAGGTCCAGAAGTACGGCCGTGAGCCCATCTCGCTGCACACCCCGCTGGGTGAGGACGGCGACAGCGAGTTCGGTGACCTGATCGAGGACTCCGAGGCCGTCGTCCCCGCCGACGCCGTCAGCTTCACGCTCCTGCAGGAGCAGCTGCACTCCGTGCTCGACACCCTGTCCGAGCGCGAGGCCGGCGTCGTCTCCATGCGCTTCGGTCTCACCGACGGTCAGCCGAAGACCCTCGACGAGATCGGCAAGGTGTACGGCGTGACGCGTGAGCGCATCCGACAGATCGAGTCCAAGACGATGTCGAAGCTGCGTCACCCTTCGCGTTCCCAGGTGCTGCGCGACTACCTCGACTAG
- a CDS encoding FadR/GntR family transcriptional regulator, with protein MSTLAHTMMTAARSADSGLAGPGGLDRHPYADGPATDRAGTPAWEGAEPELGRVGRRAGGSRGRGLHGQLVQQLGQMIVSGDLGADRPLVPEEIGQRFEVSRTVVRESLRVLEAKGLVSARPNVGTRVRPVSDWNLLDPDIIEWRAFGPQRDDQRRELSELRWTIEPLAARLAAGHGREEVQQRISDMVEIMSHSVAQGDALTFARADSEFHSLLIQLAGNRMLEHLFGIVSSALQVSGGPVTGCDRPSEASLAQHARIVDALGTGDGTAAEAAMRQLLTVHPEAERVVPAPREH; from the coding sequence GTGAGTACCCTTGCGCACACCATGATGACCGCCGCCCGCTCCGCAGACTCCGGTCTGGCCGGCCCGGGCGGACTCGACCGCCACCCCTACGCCGACGGCCCGGCGACCGACCGTGCCGGAACGCCCGCCTGGGAGGGGGCGGAGCCCGAGCTGGGCCGCGTGGGCCGACGTGCCGGAGGCAGCCGCGGACGCGGACTGCACGGCCAACTCGTCCAGCAGCTCGGTCAGATGATCGTATCGGGCGACCTGGGGGCGGACCGCCCCCTCGTGCCGGAGGAGATCGGCCAGCGCTTCGAGGTCTCCCGCACCGTCGTCCGGGAGTCCCTCCGGGTCCTGGAGGCCAAGGGGCTCGTCAGCGCCCGTCCCAATGTCGGCACGCGCGTGCGTCCCGTCAGTGACTGGAACCTCCTGGACCCGGACATCATCGAGTGGCGGGCCTTCGGCCCGCAACGCGACGACCAGCGCCGGGAGCTGAGCGAGCTGCGCTGGACGATCGAGCCGCTCGCCGCCCGCCTCGCCGCCGGACACGGGCGCGAGGAGGTGCAGCAGCGCATCTCCGACATGGTCGAGATCATGAGCCACTCCGTCGCCCAGGGCGACGCGCTGACCTTCGCGCGCGCCGACAGCGAGTTCCACTCACTGCTCATCCAGCTCGCGGGCAACCGGATGCTGGAGCACCTGTTCGGGATCGTCTCCTCCGCACTCCAGGTCTCCGGCGGTCCGGTCACGGGCTGTGACCGGCCGAGCGAGGCATCCCTCGCGCAGCACGCGCGGATCGTCGACGCGCTGGGCACCGGCGACGGCACGGCGGCGGAGGCGGCCATGCGGCAGCTGCTCACCGTCCACCCCGAGGCGGAGCGCGTGGTCCCCGCCCCGCGGGAGCACTGA
- a CDS encoding ATP-binding cassette domain-containing protein produces the protein MIEAFGLTSNTRKARPPAVDDVSFAARTGHVTALLGVTGAGKTTVLGLMLELRPGRGITYFRGRPLHRIAHPSREVGTLLGDVPGHPARSVRGHLRMLCAAAGVPVRRADEVLEVTGLVSLREERLDTLSRGMDRRLGLACALLPDPHTLVLDEPTDGLSVREERWLHGMLRAHASQGGTVLYTTADPKEAARAADRVVTLDGGRLVADQEAGEFARTRLRPRVAVRSPHAARLAALLTKEARTARRSVEVVPEGGNRLSVYGSTTAEIGEVAFRHGILVHQLADEVGDTGPGAGAAPGGGAGPAGRAPAIGRERAVPAGERAVPDSVPDRWVHVTSVPAPDWRVRAGAGSATSEQGTGREQAAAVRSACRTETVLGWTPVEQGQGRESGRTERRGPGAEPTAQGERPREAPRSPAVQGRPETTADVPTGGTAAPGPASAAGSEDVCGAIAPGAGATVAGTTSDASATTAGTAVPPPPATGTAVDAPASGTSVPGARSPGVRAADAGRSRAGDPPRTGEVPVLDLLSPLPPPISVRPAPRPLRPLRYELRRATGIATGFLTCGAALMVSALTAVLLARLGHTPQARLFAAWPRQVPLPPAALAAGLLGALAFGDEFRHPALAADGGTVPRRLGLLTAKLLVAAVTAVTLAFLTVGCDAEVLYLVYGRELTQVPGDWLALTASWFGLVVACAWVGVLAAGVFRSTTAGLATVLAVPVVIVPLVHEALRGPAVPMAAGLPLRMRQLLLLQWSFGGERYLIALIRIVAQPLGVAMALSLTALLCAYVFTALRTRAR, from the coding sequence GTGATCGAGGCCTTCGGACTGACCAGCAACACCCGCAAGGCGCGCCCGCCCGCCGTCGACGACGTCTCCTTCGCGGCGCGGACCGGCCATGTCACCGCGCTCCTCGGAGTGACGGGCGCGGGCAAGACGACGGTGCTCGGGCTGATGCTCGAACTCCGGCCGGGGCGCGGCATCACCTACTTCAGAGGCCGCCCCCTGCACCGGATCGCCCATCCGTCACGGGAGGTCGGAACCCTCCTCGGTGACGTACCCGGGCACCCGGCCCGCTCGGTCCGCGGCCACCTGCGCATGCTGTGCGCGGCGGCGGGAGTCCCCGTCCGGCGCGCGGACGAGGTCCTCGAAGTGACCGGCCTCGTCAGCCTGCGCGAGGAACGCCTGGACACGCTGTCACGCGGCATGGACCGCCGGCTGGGACTGGCCTGCGCACTGCTGCCCGACCCGCACACGCTCGTCCTGGACGAACCGACCGACGGTCTCTCCGTCCGGGAGGAGCGCTGGCTGCACGGCATGCTGCGGGCACACGCCTCCCAGGGCGGCACGGTGCTCTACACCACGGCCGACCCCAAGGAGGCCGCCCGCGCGGCCGATCGGGTCGTCACCCTCGACGGCGGCCGGCTCGTCGCCGACCAGGAGGCCGGGGAGTTCGCCCGCACGCGGCTGCGTCCGCGTGTGGCCGTCCGCAGCCCCCACGCCGCCCGTCTCGCGGCCCTGCTCACCAAGGAGGCCCGCACCGCCCGGCGCTCCGTGGAGGTCGTACCGGAGGGCGGCAACCGCCTGTCGGTGTACGGGAGCACGACCGCCGAGATCGGCGAGGTCGCCTTCCGGCACGGCATCCTCGTCCACCAACTCGCCGACGAGGTGGGGGACACTGGGCCGGGCGCGGGGGCGGCACCCGGGGGCGGAGCCGGTCCGGCCGGCCGGGCGCCGGCGATCGGTCGGGAGCGGGCCGTGCCGGCCGGGGAGCGGGCCGTGCCCGACTCCGTGCCGGACAGGTGGGTGCACGTCACCTCCGTCCCCGCTCCGGACTGGCGGGTGCGGGCCGGGGCGGGCTCCGCGACGTCGGAACAGGGTACTGGGCGCGAGCAGGCGGCAGCCGTGCGCTCGGCGTGCCGGACGGAGACCGTGCTCGGCTGGACACCTGTTGAGCAGGGGCAGGGGAGGGAGTCGGGCCGGACGGAGCGGCGCGGCCCCGGTGCCGAGCCGACTGCGCAGGGGGAAAGGCCCCGGGAAGCACCGCGCTCCCCTGCCGTGCAGGGTCGGCCCGAGACCACCGCCGATGTCCCGACCGGCGGGACAGCGGCACCCGGCCCCGCCTCCGCGGCCGGGTCGGAGGACGTCTGCGGTGCCATCGCTCCCGGCGCCGGGGCGACGGTGGCCGGCACGACGTCCGACGCGTCCGCCACGACGGCCGGGACCGCCGTCCCCCCGCCTCCCGCCACGGGCACCGCCGTCGACGCGCCGGCATCCGGAACGTCCGTCCCCGGAGCCCGCAGCCCGGGCGTGCGCGCTGCCGACGCCGGCCGGTCGCGGGCCGGCGACCCGCCGCGCACCGGCGAAGTGCCCGTCCTCGACCTCCTGTCCCCCCTCCCGCCCCCCATCTCCGTCCGCCCCGCCCCCCGTCCCCTCCGCCCCCTGCGCTACGAACTCAGGCGCGCCACCGGAATCGCCACCGGTTTCCTCACCTGCGGGGCCGCGCTGATGGTGTCCGCCCTCACCGCCGTCCTCCTGGCCCGGCTCGGTCACACTCCGCAGGCGCGGCTGTTCGCCGCCTGGCCGCGCCAGGTGCCCCTGCCGCCCGCGGCGCTCGCGGCCGGGCTGCTCGGCGCGCTCGCCTTCGGGGACGAGTTCCGCCATCCCGCGCTGGCGGCGGACGGCGGCACCGTGCCCCGCCGGCTGGGGTTGCTCACCGCCAAACTCCTCGTCGCCGCAGTCACTGCCGTGACGCTGGCCTTCCTCACCGTGGGCTGCGACGCCGAAGTGCTCTACCTCGTTTACGGGCGGGAGCTGACGCAGGTTCCCGGGGACTGGCTCGCCCTGACCGCGAGCTGGTTCGGACTGGTGGTCGCCTGCGCCTGGGTCGGCGTCCTGGCGGCCGGGGTGTTCCGGTCCACCACGGCGGGGCTCGCCACCGTCCTCGCCGTGCCCGTCGTGATCGTCCCGCTCGTGCACGAGGCGTTGCGCGGCCCGGCCGTGCCCATGGCGGCCGGCCTCCCGCTGCGCATGCGGCAGCTGTTGCTGCTGCAGTGGTCCTTCGGGGGAGAGCGCTACCTGATCGCCCTGATCCGGATCGTCGCCCAACCCCTCGGCGTGGCAATGGCGTTGTCGTTGACCGCACTGCTGTGCGCGTATGTGTTCACGGCACTGCGCACCAGGGCTCGATGA
- a CDS encoding NUDIX domain-containing protein — MPYDPSAFPPFAVTVDLVVLTVRRHSLCALAVRRGEPPFQGRWALPGGFVRADEDLSQAAARELAEETGLCAHDPSAPAQGNGAHLEQLATYGDPERDPRMRVVSVAHLALAPDLPAPRAGGDASNARWAPVEELLQQGGCGRDGEPVAPLAFDHSRILADGVERARSKIEYSSLATAFCPPEFTVGELRRVYEAVWGVALDPRNFHRKVTGTPGFLVPAGGTTTRQGGRPAQLFRAGGATLLNPPMLRPEV, encoded by the coding sequence ATGCCCTACGACCCGTCAGCCTTTCCGCCTTTCGCCGTCACCGTGGACCTGGTCGTGCTGACCGTGCGCCGTCACTCCCTGTGCGCGCTGGCGGTCCGCAGGGGCGAGCCGCCGTTCCAGGGACGCTGGGCGCTGCCCGGCGGCTTCGTGCGGGCCGACGAGGACCTCTCCCAGGCGGCGGCTCGAGAGCTGGCCGAGGAGACCGGACTGTGCGCGCACGACCCGTCCGCCCCGGCCCAGGGCAACGGCGCGCACCTGGAACAGCTCGCCACCTACGGCGACCCGGAGCGGGACCCGCGGATGCGGGTCGTCAGTGTCGCGCACCTCGCGCTCGCCCCCGACCTGCCCGCCCCCCGGGCGGGCGGCGACGCGAGCAACGCACGCTGGGCACCTGTCGAGGAACTGCTCCAACAGGGCGGTTGCGGCCGTGACGGTGAACCTGTGGCGCCCCTCGCCTTCGACCACTCCCGGATCCTCGCCGACGGCGTCGAACGAGCCCGTTCCAAGATCGAGTACTCGTCCCTGGCCACCGCGTTCTGCCCGCCCGAGTTCACCGTCGGGGAGTTGCGCCGGGTCTACGAGGCGGTGTGGGGTGTGGCCCTCGACCCGCGCAACTTCCACCGCAAGGTGACCGGCACGCCCGGGTTCCTCGTCCCGGCGGGCGGTACCACCACCCGTCAGGGGGGCAGGCCCGCCCAGCTCTTCCGGGCCGGCGGCGCCACTCTGCTCAACCCCCCGATGCTCCGGCCCGAGGTCTGA
- a CDS encoding DUF4192 domain-containing protein, whose product MTNHGETTGPIENGDTAGRESPHGSAYEAQVTLRTPAELADALPYLLGYRPEDSVVLVALHDREGRGRFGGRARLAIPASEDDWEAAARQLTHGLVAGSERRGTRPEQMVAYVCQEPGPGETGRDVRHRLQPLVHLLRTQCGTLDVPVVEALCISDGRFWSYCCPTEGCCPEDGSPMGLPGTSVLAAAATYAGIQVRGTLRELRARLLPRETTAALEQEIALDAAGASLVPRLLDDTARAAVAEETLDLAERIMHRFAAAPPVSGAHPADVRDDGLLTHDEAAALVLGLQDRTTRDRAAAWMEGDEAGPALRLWRALARRCVGPYGEHAAAPLTLAGWVAWSTGDELEAREALAMALGADPDYLFARLLHQACNEGLDPESIRRCLRAERDGRARPDGADGAETAAEAVSEGASETTAPGPSAVAAAAAGGRTDGCGTAPAPGANPRRRTRPVDGGGGARPSRGEGGRRRPAGPHPLPPAAGSSRPGSAGPTGTRARTGGAASGSTTADGGRRETGWNG is encoded by the coding sequence ATGACGAATCACGGCGAAACGACCGGACCCATCGAAAACGGCGACACCGCGGGGCGTGAATCACCGCACGGGTCCGCCTACGAGGCGCAGGTGACCCTGCGCACCCCGGCCGAACTGGCCGACGCCCTGCCCTACCTGCTCGGCTACCGCCCCGAGGACAGCGTCGTGCTGGTCGCCCTCCACGACCGGGAGGGCCGCGGCCGGTTCGGCGGCCGCGCCCGGCTGGCCATCCCCGCCAGCGAGGACGACTGGGAGGCGGCCGCGCGGCAGCTGACCCACGGCCTGGTGGCCGGCAGTGAGCGGCGCGGCACCCGGCCCGAGCAGATGGTCGCCTACGTCTGCCAGGAACCGGGCCCCGGCGAGACGGGCCGGGACGTCAGGCACCGGCTCCAGCCGCTCGTCCACCTGTTGCGCACCCAGTGCGGCACCCTGGACGTGCCGGTGGTCGAGGCGTTGTGCATCTCGGACGGCCGGTTCTGGTCGTACTGCTGTCCGACCGAGGGGTGCTGCCCCGAGGACGGATCGCCGATGGGCCTGCCCGGCACCTCGGTCCTGGCCGCCGCGGCCACCTACGCGGGCATCCAGGTGCGCGGCACACTGCGTGAGCTGCGGGCCAGGCTGCTGCCCCGGGAGACGACCGCCGCCCTGGAGCAGGAGATCGCGCTGGACGCGGCAGGCGCGTCCCTGGTGCCCCGCCTCCTGGACGACACGGCCCGCGCGGCGGTGGCGGAGGAGACCCTCGACCTCGCCGAGCGGATCATGCACCGGTTCGCCGCCGCCCCACCGGTGTCCGGCGCGCACCCGGCGGACGTCCGCGACGACGGCCTGCTCACGCACGACGAGGCGGCGGCGCTCGTCCTCGGACTCCAGGACCGCACGACGCGCGACCGGGCAGCCGCGTGGATGGAGGGCGACGAAGCGGGTCCGGCCCTGCGGCTGTGGCGCGCGCTGGCCCGCCGCTGCGTCGGACCGTACGGAGAACACGCCGCCGCCCCGCTGACGCTGGCGGGCTGGGTCGCCTGGTCGACCGGCGACGAACTGGAGGCCCGGGAAGCCCTGGCGATGGCGCTCGGCGCCGACCCCGACTACCTCTTCGCCCGGCTGCTGCACCAGGCCTGCAACGAGGGACTCGACCCCGAGTCGATCCGCAGGTGCCTGCGCGCCGAACGCGATGGGCGGGCGCGGCCGGACGGTGCTGACGGAGCGGAAACGGCAGCCGAAGCCGTTTCGGAAGGGGCCTCGGAAACCACCGCGCCCGGACCCTCGGCCGTAGCCGCTGCGGCGGCAGGAGGCCGGACGGACGGCTGCGGTACCGCGCCGGCCCCGGGCGCGAACCCCCGCCGCCGGACGCGGCCGGTGGACGGCGGCGGTGGCGCGCGTCCGTCCCGGGGCGAAGGCGGGCGGCGCCGGCCGGCCGGTCCGCACCCTCTGCCGCCGGCCGCTGGATCTTCACGTCCCGGCAGCGCCGGGCCCACCGGCACCCGTGCTCGTACGGGCGGCGCTGCGAGCGGTAGCACGACGGCGGACGGTGGACGCCGCGAGACCGGGTGGAACGGATGA
- a CDS encoding RecQ family ATP-dependent DNA helicase, giving the protein MEHTSNADLRAEADTVLARLVGDATGAARLREDQWRAIEALVADRRRALVVQRTGWGKSAVYFVATSLLRAGGSGPTVIVSPLLALMRNQVEAAARAGIRARTINSSNTEEWEAVQGEIAAGEVDVLLVSPERLNNPDFRDHVLPRLSSATGLLVVDEAHCISDWGHDFRPDYRRLRTMLGDLPSGVPVLATTATANARVTADVAEQLGTGGASDALVLRGPLDRESLSLGVLRLPDAAHRMAWLADHLDDLPGSGIVYTLTVAAAEEVTAFLRQRGHTVAAYTGKTENADRQQAEDDLLANRVKALVATSALGMGFDKPDLGFVVHLGSPSSPIAYYQQVGRAGRGVEHAEVLLLPGREDEAIWEYFASLAFPSEELVRRTLDVLARADGPLSLPALEPLVELRRSRLETMLKVLDVDGAVKRVKGGWLATGQPWSYDSERYDWVARQRRAEQQAMREYVSTTECRMEFLQHRLDDEGAKPCGRCDNCAGPRFTADTSTAALDAARVDLGRAGVEVEPRRMWPTGLPAIGIELKGRIPAGEQASSGRALGRLSDIGWGNRLRPLFAPQAPDAPVPDDVARAVVDVLADWAKGPGGWASGAPDAPSRPVGVVTVASRTRPVLIRSLGARIAEIGRLPLLGSVEYSADAPRMPRSNSAQRLKALDGALTVPPALAAALAGTPGPVLLVDDFTETGWTLAVAARLLRRAGARGALPLVLAVQG; this is encoded by the coding sequence ATGGAACACACGAGCAACGCGGACCTCCGGGCAGAGGCCGACACCGTCCTCGCCCGGCTCGTCGGGGACGCCACCGGCGCGGCCCGGCTGCGCGAGGACCAGTGGAGGGCGATCGAGGCACTGGTCGCGGACCGGCGCCGGGCCCTGGTCGTGCAGCGCACGGGGTGGGGCAAGTCCGCGGTGTACTTCGTGGCGACCTCACTGCTGCGGGCCGGGGGCAGCGGACCGACCGTGATCGTCTCGCCGCTGCTCGCGCTCATGCGGAACCAGGTCGAGGCCGCGGCCCGTGCCGGTATCCGCGCCCGCACCATCAACTCCTCCAACACCGAGGAGTGGGAGGCCGTCCAGGGCGAGATCGCGGCCGGCGAGGTCGACGTGCTGCTGGTCAGCCCGGAGCGCTTGAACAACCCCGACTTCCGCGACCACGTCCTGCCTCGGCTCTCCTCGGCGACCGGACTGCTCGTCGTGGACGAGGCCCACTGCATCTCGGACTGGGGCCACGACTTCCGCCCGGACTACCGCCGTCTGCGCACCATGCTCGGCGACCTGCCGTCCGGCGTTCCCGTGCTGGCCACCACCGCCACGGCCAACGCCCGCGTCACCGCCGACGTCGCCGAACAACTCGGCACCGGTGGCGCCTCGGACGCCCTCGTGCTGCGCGGCCCGCTGGACCGGGAGAGCCTGAGCCTCGGTGTGCTGCGGCTGCCGGACGCCGCGCACCGGATGGCCTGGCTCGCCGATCACCTCGACGACCTGCCGGGCTCGGGCATCGTCTACACCCTCACCGTGGCGGCCGCCGAGGAGGTCACGGCCTTCCTGCGGCAGCGCGGCCACACCGTCGCCGCCTACACGGGCAAGACGGAGAACGCCGACCGGCAGCAGGCCGAGGACGACCTGCTCGCCAACCGGGTCAAGGCGCTGGTCGCCACCTCGGCGCTCGGCATGGGCTTCGACAAGCCGGACCTCGGCTTCGTGGTGCACCTCGGTTCGCCCTCCTCCCCCATCGCCTACTACCAGCAGGTCGGCCGCGCCGGCCGCGGCGTCGAGCACGCCGAGGTGCTCCTGCTGCCGGGCAGGGAGGACGAGGCGATCTGGGAGTACTTCGCGTCGCTCGCCTTCCCCTCCGAGGAGCTCGTGCGCCGCACCCTGGACGTCCTCGCCCGGGCGGACGGGCCCCTGTCGCTGCCCGCGCTGGAGCCCCTGGTGGAGCTGCGCCGTTCCCGGCTGGAAACCATGCTGAAGGTCCTCGACGTGGACGGCGCGGTGAAGCGGGTCAAGGGAGGCTGGCTCGCGACCGGGCAGCCGTGGTCGTACGACAGCGAGCGGTACGACTGGGTGGCCCGGCAGCGCAGGGCCGAGCAGCAGGCCATGCGCGAGTACGTGTCCACCACCGAGTGCCGGATGGAGTTCCTCCAGCACCGCCTCGACGACGAGGGTGCGAAGCCCTGCGGGCGCTGTGACAACTGCGCGGGGCCCCGCTTCACCGCCGACACGTCCACGGCGGCCCTGGACGCCGCACGGGTCGACCTGGGCCGGGCCGGCGTGGAGGTGGAGCCCCGCCGCATGTGGCCGACCGGTCTCCCGGCCATCGGCATCGAACTCAAGGGACGCATTCCGGCGGGCGAACAAGCCTCGTCCGGCCGGGCTCTGGGCCGCCTGTCGGACATCGGCTGGGGCAACCGGCTGCGACCCCTGTTCGCGCCCCAGGCACCGGACGCGCCCGTGCCGGACGACGTGGCGCGAGCCGTGGTGGACGTGCTGGCCGACTGGGCGAAGGGCCCCGGCGGCTGGGCCTCGGGTGCGCCCGATGCCCCGTCCCGGCCGGTGGGCGTGGTCACCGTCGCCTCGCGCACCAGGCCGGTGCTGATCCGCTCCCTGGGCGCGCGGATCGCCGAGATCGGCCGGCTTCCCCTGCTGGGTTCGGTGGAGTACTCCGCCGACGCGCCCCGGATGCCGCGCAGCAACAGCGCGCAGCGCCTCAAGGCGCTGGACGGAGCCCTGACCGTGCCGCCCGCGCTCGCCGCCGCGCTGGCCGGAACGCCGGGTCCGGTACTGCTCGTGGACGACTTCACGGAGACCGGCTGGACCCTCGCCGTGGCGGCACGTCTGCTCAGGAGGGCCGGGGCCCGCGGGGCGCTGCCCCTGGTCCTGGCCGTACAGGGCTGA